TGGTCGACGATCCGGCGCAACTGATCGAACACACTCTGACGCCGGTATATCCGTTAACCGAAGGCATTTCCCAATCCGCGTTGCGCAAAGCGGCCCGCCAGGCGCTGGCCCTCTGCCTGCAAAGCCGCAGCGCGATAAAAGACTGGCTCCCGGCTGAGCTACTGCAAAGCCGCGACTACCCTAGCCTGCAAGAAGCCCTGCAGACTCTGCATACCCCGCCGCCACAGCTTTCCGGGCAGATTTTGAGCGCAACGCCGTTACCGGCGTTGCGGCGTCTGGCGTTCGAGGAATTTCTGGCCCACCATCTGGCGCTATTGCAAGGAAAACTGGCTTACAAACAATGGCCGGCGCCGGTTCTGCACCTGGATGCGCCTACCAAACAAGCATTTCTGGCCGCGTTACCGTTTCGGCTGACCGCGGCGCAGCAGCGGGTAGCCGGCGAAATCGAAGCCGATTGCCGACAAAACCGGCCGATGCTGCGCCTGGTACAAGGCGATGTCGGCTCCGGCAAGACCGTGGTCGCCGCACTGGCCGCTTTGGCCGCGCTCTCGTCCGGTTACCAGACCGCGATCATGGCGCCGACCGAGTTGCTTGCCGAGCAGCATTTCCGCAATTTCAGCCATTGGTTTGCCGCCGCACCGACTCGGATATTGTTTCTGAGCGGCCAATTGAAGGGCAAACCCCGGCAACACACGTTACAAGCTCTGGCCGACGGCAGCGCCGGTATCGTGATCGGTACCCACGCCTTATTCCAGGACAGTGTACATTTCCACAAACTGGGTTTGATTGTCATCGACGAACAGCACCGCTTCGGCGTACACCAGCGTTTGGCCTTGCGCGAAAAAGGCCAAACCGGCGGCTTGCGGCCGCACCAATTGATTATGACGGCGACGCCGATTCCGCGTACGTTGGCGATGCTGCAATATTCCGATCTGGACATCTCGGTGATCGACGAACTGCCGCCGGGGCGCAAGCCGGTCGCTACCAGCGCGATATCGTCGGAACGCCGGGCGGAAGTGATCGGCCGTATCGAACACTGGGTAGCGCAACAGCGCCAAGCCTATTGGGTCTGTACCTTGATCGAGGAGTCCGAAGCGCTGCAATGCGAGGCGGCCGAAAAGACAGCCGCCGCGCTGCGCCAGGCGCTACCCAATGTCCGAATCGGCCTGGTGCACGGCCGGATGAAAGCCGCTGAGAAAGAAGCGGTGATGCAGGCTTTCAAAAACCGCGACTGCGATCTGTTAGTGGCGACGACGGTCATCGAAGTCGGGGTCGACGTCGCGAACGCCGGGCTGATGGTGATCGAAAACCCGGAACGGCTAGGTTTGTCGCAATTGCACCAATTGCGCGGCAGGGTCGGCCGCGGCAATCAGGACAGCTATTGTCTGCTGCTCTACCAGGCGCCGTTATCGCAAACCGGCAAACAACGCCTGGCCATCCTGAAGCAGAGCAACGACGGTTTCGCCATCGCCGAGAAGGACTTGGAATTGCGCGGCCCCGGCGAAGTGATGGGCACCCGCCAGACCGGCCAGATTCAGTTTAAAATCGCCGACCTGGAACGCGACCGGGAACTGCTGGAATCGATTCCGGCCGCCGCGCAGACCATCCTTGACCGCCATCCCGAGATTATCCAGCCGCTGATCGAACGCTGGATCGGCCGCAGCCGCCATTACGCCGAGGTTTAAGCTTTGCCCGACAAGAGTTTCTTATTCAAACGCCCCCCGCTCTGGTCCGACCACGAAACCGCGGCACAACGCCGCTTGCCGGCCGAATTGCAATCCTGGCTCAACGAAACCGGTTCTTTAACCAAACGCTTGCGCGGGATTTACGGCAACCGCTTTGGCGTCGAGTTACTGTTTCACCGCTGGAAACCGGCATTCAACGACGAATGCCGGCTGCTGAAATTGCCGCCGGCGCGTTACCAGTTGATTCGCGAGGTTTTGCTGCATGCCGGCGGCCGGCCGCTAGTGCTGGCCCGTACCGTATTGCCGGACCCGACCATCAAAATTGCCCACCGCAATCTGTCGCATCTGGGCACCCGCCCGTTGGGAGAAGTCATTTTCGCTTACCCCGATCTGCAACGCCGCCACCGCCAATTCAGCCGGGCCGAGCCGGCCCAATGGGCAACTGCCGTGCAAGCCAGGATGCCAATGGAACCGTCGGTTTGGGGCCGGCGTACCGAATACGCGATTCACGGCCATTCGTTGTTGGTCGCCGAGTTTTTTCTGCCCGCGCTTTTCGAAAGGCTTTAGCTGACCGACTTACTCGAACAATTTGAACACTACCGCGGCGATGGCTTCCAAAATCTCGGCTTCACCGCCGGTCCGGTTGCCAGGCACGGCGTAATCGCTGCGCAATATCGGTTTGGCGGATTCGCCTCCGGCCCTGGCTTGGCGTTCCGCCGTTTTTTTTCGATCGAGCAACTGGCCGCCGGCTTTTTTCCATTCCAACAAATGGCTGACTTGGCCGTTATCCAGCCACACGCCGTGGCTTCGGCAACGGTTGACGACCACACCGCTCTGGTAGCCGTAAAGCATCCGGTTCATCAACACTTGGCAGACCGGACATTTCAAATATTTGACCGGACGTTCCGGCTGGTAACGCTCGCGGTTGATGTTTTGCAGCAAAGGCAGATTGAAGTCGGCAACCTGCGCCACCGAGCCATCCAGCAAAGCCTCCAATTCGCCCGGATCGAAAAACAGACCGAAACATTGGGCACAACGCTCGATGTGTAAATCCGCCTCGCGATTCAACGCCACGGTTTGCAATCCGATTCCGCACTGCGGGCATTGGCGCCGGCCGCCGGCGTCGACGACGCGGAAGTCCTGTTTGCCATGTAAATCGATGTCGTTGCGCACGCCGCAATAACGGCACACTTGCGTATTGGCCGCCAACGGCGCCGAACAAGTTGCGCAGCGCGCCATCAGCGGTCGTCCCGGCGGCGGCCGGCTCTATTGCAGACAGAACTGCGCTCCGTTTGCCGCAGACCCGCTACGCCGGCATTTGCCGGGCAGCCGCGCCGCGTTTCTTGCTTATCTGCCATCGCCACCTCGCCACACTGGAGAACACCCGGATTATTGCGTAATATCGCCGGTCAATTATGGCAAAAATACGGAGTTGCAGTGGCAATCAGAGCTTATAAAGGTAAATCCCCCCGGATCGGCGCAAGAGTATTCATCGACGATGCCGCAATCGTAATCGGCGACGTGGAACTGGGCGACGACGTTTCGGTTTGGCCGACCAGCGTCGTACGCGGCGACGTCGAGCGCATCGAGATCGGTAGCGGTAGCAACGTCCAGGACGGTGCCGTACTACACGTCTCGCACGCTGGCGATTTCTCGCCGAACGGCCACCCGCTGACAATCGGCCGAGGCGTTACAATAGGCCACCGCGCCGTGGTCCACGCCTGCACGATAGGCGATTACTGCTTGATCGGAATTGGCGCCATCGTCATGGACGACGCCGAACTGGGCGATTATGTGATGCTGGGCGCCGGCGCGCTGGTCACGCCGGGTAAGAAATTGGAAAGCGGCTTTTTATACGTCGGCGCGCCGGCCAAACAAATTCGCGCTCTGACCGATGCCGAAAAAGAGTTTCTGGAATACTCGGCCAAACATTATGTACGCTTGAAGGACGACTATCTCGCTTGACCACTCGAAGCTGGCGGGGCGCCAACTGCGCCCCCGGCCGGTAACCGCGCCTATAAACCCGTGCCCGAGTCGCCCGGCTGCGCGCCGGCAAGCCCAATCCGGTCGCGATCGGACTTGCCGAAATCGTGCCGAGGCCATAATATTGATACGATATTTGTTTGACAAGTCCCGCCACTTGCTTTATTGTTTCGATTCGACACCATTTGACGGCTCGAAACGGCCACAAGCAGTTTCGTTGCTAAGTAATACCCCATCCGGGTAATGCCGAGGCAACCGTCCAGTACAGCCGTCCGTCGGCGAATCTTTGCCGCGACCATAAGCTCCCGATGCGGCGAGTGTCAGAATGCACAGGTCCGCCCGAATGGCGCGGGTCGGTTTTAATAATCGGTTTCGGCGCTACAGCGACCGAAGCTACAGCTAGCGAGGCGCAGCACCATGTCACAAGTTACTCAAGAAAAACCTGAAAAAGATAATTTCGTTCTCTACGTCGTGTTGGTTACCGCCGTGGTCGTCGGAGCGATTTTGGCGGTTAAGATGAGCGAGAACGAAAAGTTCGCCCCCATCAAAGACCAAATCGCCGAAGAGAATCGGCTGATGAACATCCGCGTCATCGCCAACCGCGAGGATTAATTTATGATCAAAACGACCTTCATCGGCAGCCTATTCGCCACCCTGTTATTGGCCAATCCGGTTCACGCCACCGAATACATCTATCGCGACATTATGGCGAATACGCTGGCGCCTGAGCATTGCCAAGCGGAATCCAAAGCCAAAGAAAACGCAGCGAAAAACTATAACATCGACCGTTTTAGCAAAAAGTTTTGCCAATCGCAAGGTTACGGCTGGCATGTCGACGAAGTTAAAAGCGTCGGCAATACCGTTTGCGACAGTTGCGGCACAACTCAAGAGGCCAGATGCCACCAAGAAGACGTGGTGGTGTCCTGCAAACGCATCAAACCTGGCACGGTAGGCATGCTGCCGGGTAAAGGCTAACGGAAATTGAATTCCCCGCGGGACTACTCTGCAACGTCCCGGTTTTTCCAGCCCGAAGCCGCCGAATGTTTTTTCGGCGGCTAGGCCTTAATCGTTCAGGGCTGCAACCACTCGATGATATGGTCTTCCAGGTCGACGACCTGCGATTCTTTGATGGCGTAACTCGTGATCGATACGCCCGCCTCCCTGACCGACTCGGCCGAACCGGACACCAACGGATGCCATTCCGGTAGCGGCTCGCCATCGGCCAACAGCCGGTAAGCGCAGGTCTTAGGCATCCACCGGTACTCGGTGAAGTCGTGCTGTTTCAAATCCAGACAGTCCGGCACTAGCGTGCAGCGTTCGCTGTAACGGGTGCAGCGGCAAGTATCCAGATCGATCAGATCGCACACCACGCTGGTAAATGCAATCTCGCCGGTATCTTCGTCCTCCAGCTTATGTAAACAGCACTTGCCGCAATGGTCGCACAAGGACTCCCACTCGGCAGCGGTCATTTGCTCCAGCGTCTTGGTTTCCCAAAATTTCATAGCTTATTGCGGTTTCAACTGGCGTAATTGGTAATGCAATACCGCCCAAGATCCCACCACCGCCAATGATGCCGAAATGGTCAGCAACAACAAGAACTCGGAAAAGCTCAAAAACAGCAATTCGAAGGAGCCGTTGTACAGCGTCGACAGTTTCTCCACCGGCGACTCCAGAATCAGCAACATAACCGTGACGATCAGCCAGCCCAAGAAGCCGGAGATAAAACCGAGCCAGAATCCGGTGTACAAAAACGGACGCTGGATAAAGGCATGCGTCGCGCCGACCAGTTTGGAAATAAACACTTCGTCCTGGCGATTTTGCAACTCCAGCCGGATGGTATTGCCGGTGATGAAAGTCACGGCAAACCCGAGCAGCAGGCTGACCAAAGCTACGCCGCGGCTGGCGATCAGCATGATGGTTTGCAGCCGGGCCACCCATTGCATATCGACCTGGACGAATTCCACTTGCGGCAACTGCTTGAAATCGGCCATCAGTTTCTCGATGTCGTCACTATTTTCCAGTGCATTTTTCGGCAACACCTGGATCACGCTGGGTAACGGATTGCGTTCCAAGGCGTTCAGGGCATCGCTAAAACCACTGTTGGCTTTGAACTCCTCCAACGCCTGCTTTTTGCTGATGTACTTGACTTCGGCAACGCTCGGGTTTTGCCGCAACTGTTCCAGTAACTTTTGCCCCACTGCGTCGGTGATCCCTTCGTGCAAGAACAGCGACATCTGGTTGCTGGATTCCAGATTGCCGGTGAGCTGCTGCACGTTTGCCACCACGATATAAAAACTGCTGGCCAACGAAACGGCAATCGCCAATACCAACACCGTCATCGCCGAGGTAAAGGGGGTCCGGGTCAAACGGCCCAGGCTGGAAAACAGGCCGTGGGCGTGGTTCAGCATATAGGCCTGAAATAATTCCACGATGCGGTTGCCGGCGTGTTTGCGGCGGATTTGCTTCATCATCAGCTTGTTACCAGATGGCCTTTGTCGAGCGTCAACACCCGGTGCTCCAGATGGTTGATCAATTCGATGTCGTGGGTAGCCACCAATACCGTAACCCCGACCTGTTTGAACTGCTCGAACATATGCATGACTTCCGCCGACAAATCCGGGTCCAAGTTACCGGTCGGCTCGTCGGCTAATATCAGTTTCGGTTTGTTGACGATGGCTCTGGCAATACCGACTCTTTGTTGCTCGCCGCCGGACAAAGCCAACGGGTGTTTGCGTTCCTTGCCAAGCAGGCCGACCTTATCCAACGAGGCTCGGACCCGGCGCGCGACTTCCTGGTGGTGATAGCCGGAAACCACCAGCGGCAATGCCACGTTATCGAACACGGTGCGGTCGTTCAGCAACTTGTAATCCTGGAAGATCAAACCCAGGTTGCGCCGCAGGTAGGGTATTTTCCGATCACCGATACGGCTGATATTCTGGCCGTCCAAAAAAATATTGCCGCGCGTGCATTGCTCCATCATCGCGATCAATTTCAACAAGGTACTTTTGCCGGCGCCGGAGCGGCCGGTCAAAAACGCCATCTCGCCACGTTGCAAATGAAAACTGACGTCGGTCAAAGCCTCGCCGGCATCCGGATAGCGTTTGCTCACGTGTTCGAATTTCAGCATAAGCTCAGTCTTTTACGAACAGCGCATCGACGAAGCTTTTCGCGTCGAAGTCCTGTAAATCGTCTATCTGTTCGCCGACGCCGATAAAACGGATCGGCACCCGCAATTGGTTGGCCAACGCGAAAATGATACCGCCTTTGGCGGTACCGTCCAATTTGGTCAAGGCGATACCTGTCAATTCGACCGCTTCGTTGAATAATTTGGCTTGCGACAACGCGTTCTGGCCGGTGCCGGCGTCGAGAATCAGCAATACTTCGTGCGGCGCGGATTCGTCCAACTTGCCCATGATGCGTTTGATCTTCTTCAACTCGTCCATCAAATTGGATTTGGTGTGTAGCCGGCCAGCGGTATCAGCGATCAACACATCGATGTTTTTGGCTTTGGCCGATTGCAGTGCGTCGAAAATCACCGAGGCCGAATCGGCGCCGGTATGCTGGGCTACCACCTGGATATTGTTGCGCTCGCCCCAAGTTTGCAATTGCTCCACCGCCGCGGCGCGGAAGGTGTCGCCGGCCGCCAGCATCACGCTGTGGCCTTGCTGCTGTAGGCGTTTGGCCAATTTGCCGATAGACGTAGTCTTGCCGACGCCGTTGACGCCGACCACCAAAATCACGAACGGCCCATCCTGTTGCGGGATCTGCAACGGCTGGCTACACGGCTGCAGCATGTCTTGCAAGTTTTGTTTCAACGTCGCAGTCAACACGTCGCCATCGCTGAGTTGGTCGCGCTCCAGGGTATCGGTTAGTTGTTTGATGATCTGCGTGGTGGTCTCGACGCCCATGTCGGCCATCAATAAATTGGCTTCCAGCTCGTCGAGCAGTTCCTTGGTTACGGCTTTTTGGCCGAATGCCAAACTGCCCAATACTCCGCTCAGCCCACTGCGGGTTTTCCGCAATTGGCTGGACAAGCGCAGGTATAAAGATTCCTGGCTGGCCGGCGGTGCGGCAGCCGGCTCGGCGGTGACGGCCGGCACCGGCAACTCGCCGGCTTCTTCGACTTCGTCGCCGAGGCGGTAACGGCTGAACAGTAAAATTGCCAACAACGGCAGCATCAACAAAGCCGCAAATGCGTTATGCGCGACCGCCAACGGCAACGGCAGCGTGTACTTGACCGCGAATACGCCAAGCGCGATTTGGATCAACAATAGCAAACTCAGCGCGTTGCCAGCCATGCGCACCGGCTTGGGATAGCGCTCCGAGGTCGCAACCAACATCAAGCCGCTGAGCACCAGAAACGCAAAACCGGCGAATATGCGGTGTACCGCTTGGATTGCCATTTTGGCATCGGCCGACAGGGCATCGGCGTTGCCGAACAGATCGAATGCGCGTTGGTAATCGGTAGCGGGCAACCATTGGCCGTTACAACGCGGAAAATCGGTACAGGCCAGACCGGCATAATTGCTGCTAACCCATCCGCCCAAGCCGATTTGCGCCAACAGCACGAGTATCCCAAACCAGGCGAACCAGGTCGGCCCCGACTTCGCCGCTCTGGGCGTCAAACCCGGATGCAGCCGCAAGTAACTCCAGGCGATCGCCCAAAACGTGGCAAATCCCAACAGCAGATGGCTAGCAACCACGATGGGCATAGTGCCGGAGGCTACGGTCCACATGCCCAGCGCCGCCTGTGCGGCAATCAGCGCCAAAACCACACCGCTGGAAGCCAGCGCAACGCCGCGCTGGCTCTGGCGCCAGGCCAACCCGAACCAAACCAGAGCCAACGCAGCCAGGCCGCCCGCCAAATAACGGTGTGCCATTTCTTTCCAAGCCTTGGCAGTATCGAGCGCTTGTTGCGGAAAACCGGCTGCGGCGTCCGCTTTGAATTCCGGACTGTCGCTGACGAAGGCTTTACCGTAACAACCCGGCCAATCCGGGCAGCCCAATCCGGCGTGGGTCAGGCGAACGTAGGCGCCGACGACGATGACTAGCAGCGCCAACAAGGCGCAGCACAGGGTGAGTTTTCTGAACATGTGATCAACCGATTTGTGAAATTCTGAGTAACTTGCTCAAGTCGTCTCTGACCTGATACGGATCGTAACCGGGCGCATATTTCATCATCAGGTTACCCAACGGATCCATGATCAGCAGGCTACCGTCCGGTAGCGGACTTGGGTTTATTGTTGTTAGTTTTTGTTGCAAGCTTGGTGCCGGCAAGGCCTTCAGCAAGCGGCCGTCATCCCTCCATTCGGCCGGCAGCGGCAGATTGCTATCGAATACCAAGGCCAAACGCCGAATCCGGGCGATGTCCTTACCCACCATCAAACCGATCTGATTGGTTTTATACAGCGCCTCGCGGCATATTTCGCCGCATGGGCCGGCTACCGGATTGACCAAGATCCAATGCCCTTTCAACTCGCCGATGTTTTCCGCGGAAAAGGCGTCGGCGCCGGAAAATTCGCCGGCTTCGGTAGCCAACGGCGGACTGATCAATTCGCCGTGGTTGGTGCCGAGCCGAACGGTGCCCGGATGTTTAGCCAGATACCAGGCAATGCCGAACGGGATCACCGACATGGCGAAAATGACCAAAATAGTAATACGGTTTTTACGATGTTGTTTATCCACGGTGTGCTTTACGGCTGCTGTGCCAAATAAACAGAACGGTTAAGGCCAATGCCAAACCGAACCATTGTACTGCATAGGCTCGGTGTTTTTCAGGCGGGATCGCCACCGCGGTTTTCCATTCGCGGCGGTAGCCCTCCGCTTGATCCGAATTCAATTCGATTTGGTAATCAGCCAAGGCGTAACCCAACTTCTCGGCCAACAGGCC
Above is a window of Methylomonas koyamae DNA encoding:
- the recG gene encoding ATP-dependent DNA helicase RecG encodes the protein MRSEPQPHPDPRLLPVTALNGIGAQSAARLEKLGIRHVQDLLFHLPLRYQDRSRITPLNQLLPGTTALVCGRVEFTDQIQRGRNSVICRIADGSGGELSLRFFHFSVQQSQQLKPGIQIGCFGEIRYGFAGLEMVHPEYRLVDDPAQLIEHTLTPVYPLTEGISQSALRKAARQALALCLQSRSAIKDWLPAELLQSRDYPSLQEALQTLHTPPPQLSGQILSATPLPALRRLAFEEFLAHHLALLQGKLAYKQWPAPVLHLDAPTKQAFLAALPFRLTAAQQRVAGEIEADCRQNRPMLRLVQGDVGSGKTVVAALAALAALSSGYQTAIMAPTELLAEQHFRNFSHWFAAAPTRILFLSGQLKGKPRQHTLQALADGSAGIVIGTHALFQDSVHFHKLGLIVIDEQHRFGVHQRLALREKGQTGGLRPHQLIMTATPIPRTLAMLQYSDLDISVIDELPPGRKPVATSAISSERRAEVIGRIEHWVAQQRQAYWVCTLIEESEALQCEAAEKTAAALRQALPNVRIGLVHGRMKAAEKEAVMQAFKNRDCDLLVATTVIEVGVDVANAGLMVIENPERLGLSQLHQLRGRVGRGNQDSYCLLLYQAPLSQTGKQRLAILKQSNDGFAIAEKDLELRGPGEVMGTRQTGQIQFKIADLERDRELLESIPAAAQTILDRHPEIIQPLIERWIGRSRHYAEV
- a CDS encoding chorismate--pyruvate lyase family protein translates to MPDKSFLFKRPPLWSDHETAAQRRLPAELQSWLNETGSLTKRLRGIYGNRFGVELLFHRWKPAFNDECRLLKLPPARYQLIREVLLHAGGRPLVLARTVLPDPTIKIAHRNLSHLGTRPLGEVIFAYPDLQRRHRQFSRAEPAQWATAVQARMPMEPSVWGRRTEYAIHGHSLLVAEFFLPALFERL
- a CDS encoding zf-TFIIB domain-containing protein, yielding MARCATCSAPLAANTQVCRYCGVRNDIDLHGKQDFRVVDAGGRRQCPQCGIGLQTVALNREADLHIERCAQCFGLFFDPGELEALLDGSVAQVADFNLPLLQNINRERYQPERPVKYLKCPVCQVLMNRMLYGYQSGVVVNRCRSHGVWLDNGQVSHLLEWKKAGGQLLDRKKTAERQARAGGESAKPILRSDYAVPGNRTGGEAEILEAIAAVVFKLFE
- a CDS encoding gamma carbonic anhydrase family protein translates to MAIRAYKGKSPRIGARVFIDDAAIVIGDVELGDDVSVWPTSVVRGDVERIEIGSGSNVQDGAVLHVSHAGDFSPNGHPLTIGRGVTIGHRAVVHACTIGDYCLIGIGAIVMDDAELGDYVMLGAGALVTPGKKLESGFLYVGAPAKQIRALTDAEKEFLEYSAKHYVRLKDDYLA
- a CDS encoding YcgN family cysteine cluster protein is translated as MKFWETKTLEQMTAAEWESLCDHCGKCCLHKLEDEDTGEIAFTSVVCDLIDLDTCRCTRYSERCTLVPDCLDLKQHDFTEYRWMPKTCAYRLLADGEPLPEWHPLVSGSAESVREAGVSITSYAIKESQVVDLEDHIIEWLQP
- the ftsX gene encoding permease-like cell division protein FtsX, which gives rise to MMKQIRRKHAGNRIVELFQAYMLNHAHGLFSSLGRLTRTPFTSAMTVLVLAIAVSLASSFYIVVANVQQLTGNLESSNQMSLFLHEGITDAVGQKLLEQLRQNPSVAEVKYISKKQALEEFKANSGFSDALNALERNPLPSVIQVLPKNALENSDDIEKLMADFKQLPQVEFVQVDMQWVARLQTIMLIASRGVALVSLLLGFAVTFITGNTIRLELQNRQDEVFISKLVGATHAFIQRPFLYTGFWLGFISGFLGWLIVTVMLLILESPVEKLSTLYNGSFELLFLSFSEFLLLLTISASLAVVGSWAVLHYQLRQLKPQ
- the ftsE gene encoding cell division ATP-binding protein FtsE, which gives rise to MLKFEHVSKRYPDAGEALTDVSFHLQRGEMAFLTGRSGAGKSTLLKLIAMMEQCTRGNIFLDGQNISRIGDRKIPYLRRNLGLIFQDYKLLNDRTVFDNVALPLVVSGYHHQEVARRVRASLDKVGLLGKERKHPLALSGGEQQRVGIARAIVNKPKLILADEPTGNLDPDLSAEVMHMFEQFKQVGVTVLVATHDIELINHLEHRVLTLDKGHLVTS
- the ftsY gene encoding signal recognition particle-docking protein FtsY, whose product is MFRKLTLCCALLALLVIVVGAYVRLTHAGLGCPDWPGCYGKAFVSDSPEFKADAAAGFPQQALDTAKAWKEMAHRYLAGGLAALALVWFGLAWRQSQRGVALASSGVVLALIAAQAALGMWTVASGTMPIVVASHLLLGFATFWAIAWSYLRLHPGLTPRAAKSGPTWFAWFGILVLLAQIGLGGWVSSNYAGLACTDFPRCNGQWLPATDYQRAFDLFGNADALSADAKMAIQAVHRIFAGFAFLVLSGLMLVATSERYPKPVRMAGNALSLLLLIQIALGVFAVKYTLPLPLAVAHNAFAALLMLPLLAILLFSRYRLGDEVEEAGELPVPAVTAEPAAAPPASQESLYLRLSSQLRKTRSGLSGVLGSLAFGQKAVTKELLDELEANLLMADMGVETTTQIIKQLTDTLERDQLSDGDVLTATLKQNLQDMLQPCSQPLQIPQQDGPFVILVVGVNGVGKTTSIGKLAKRLQQQGHSVMLAAGDTFRAAAVEQLQTWGERNNIQVVAQHTGADSASVIFDALQSAKAKNIDVLIADTAGRLHTKSNLMDELKKIKRIMGKLDESAPHEVLLILDAGTGQNALSQAKLFNEAVELTGIALTKLDGTAKGGIIFALANQLRVPIRFIGVGEQIDDLQDFDAKSFVDALFVKD